Proteins encoded together in one Cicer arietinum cultivar CDC Frontier isolate Library 1 chromosome 4, Cicar.CDCFrontier_v2.0, whole genome shotgun sequence window:
- the LOC101504795 gene encoding classical arabinogalactan protein 26, translated as MASFWSFFAIFMAIIACNCSLSFASSKNMHVSAISAAPTTLPESPLFSPAMSPDMEPLFPSPGGAAFSPSDSSLPTIPSSPSPPNPDVTTHQGPVFAFPPSESMPAVAPSSMSSSLPMYSILHFVIMLICIMQLCDM; from the coding sequence ATGGCTTCCTTTTGGTCATTTTTTGCAATATTCATGGCCATAATAGCATGCAATTGTTCATTATCTTTTGCTTCTTCAAAAAACATGCATGTTTCAGCAATTTCAGCAGCACCAACTACATTACCAGAATCTCCTCTCTTCTCTCCTGCAATGTCACCTGATATGGAGCCACTTTTTCCATCTCCTGGAGGAGCTGCTTTCTCTCCATCAGATTCTTCATTACCAACAATTCCTTCAAGTCCTAGTCCTCCAAATCCTGATGTCACAACTCATCAAGGGCCTGTTTTCGCTTTTCCGCCGTCCGAATCTATGCCGGCTGTAGCTCCTTCTTCCATGAGTTCATCTCTCCCTATGTATTCAATTTTACATTTTGTTATAATGTTAATTTGCATTATGCAGCTTTGTGACATGTGA